GTCAAATTTGGTATAGGTTCTCTATTAGTAATAGTGTCATCTGTCGAAATTAGTTGATTGAATTGAGCTTCCATATTTTCCACATTGAAAGCATTGGTATCATACTGCTCTTCCTCATATTCATATTGAGTTCTACCATAGTCATCATGTGAATGGTCAAGTTCAACAACACCAGCAGGTTGTGGAGAAGATTCAATAGTAGAAGAAATAGTAGGAGGTTCAAACATACCATTTCGAAGAATGCTACTGGCTGGGGATTTGGTTAGATCAGGAGTAGAAATTACCATTGGGCCAACTTCTTTAATGAACATCCCTTCATTTTGTGCATTTATGGATAGAGTATCTGTCAGAGAGCGTCTGTGTGATGTTATAGAACTccttttatttgatttcatGGATCTCGTACGCTCTAATGAGACAATTGAATCAACTTCAAAGGAGTTTAGAAACTTTGGAAACAGTGCCTCACCAGCATCGGGTCTAGGCAAGCTGAATGCAGGGGACTCGCGATATTCACTGATATTGTCgttcttttcatcattttgtCTAGTTGTACTCTCAATTAGCTCTGGATCATTTTTAATCTGTAAGTCTATGTTTAGCGGTGTAGGTTTTCTGATATTCACTTCTGATTCGGTACCAGTGAAATGAGATCCATCTTTTAGTAGGCTCTGACTCTCTGTTTCTGCATGCACTATGCGAGTCTTGGAAATGTTCAATTCGTTATTATCGAAATCATTGCTAATTTGGTTCCTTTcactcttcttcttcctgaAATTGCTAAATAATGTATTACTGCTTTGTGATTTAATAGGCTCCTTTTTTCTCCCCGAATTCACATCATTAGGTGAGCTAACAACAGAATTGTTGCTGTTTGAAAAAGCACGCTTATTTTCTTGCTGATGTActgttttgttattatttttcctCTTATCACCGCTAGCGCTGCTActtttattctttcttttcaaaaacgAGAAGAAacctttcttttctttgtagTCAGATATTTGTTCTAGTACAGGGCCTGTCGATACAGTTCTCGTCGCTCTAGTTTTGGGGTCAACCCTTGGCCCCTTCCGTAAAAGATTGTTCTTTATTTGTTCATTTGTTACAGATCTTTTGATAGGTTGGCCAGCGGAATGTATTGTAGTATAGGGAAGGGAAGTGGTTGAGAAGTTTCTATTCTCTGTTAGCGGGTATTTATTTCCATTATTAGCAAAATTGGTATTGGAATCGTCACCATTGTGATTATCCCTGTGTTTTTCTAGTAAATGTCCCCCATCATTTTGTGATTCTTGTTTAACCTCTGATTCGCTTATAGGTTGTACATGAATTTGAGGTTGTGCTTCCactattttcaaatttgtgATTGTAGACTGTTCTGCAGAAACTGGTTCGAGTTTTGGTAGAGATGCCGAACGGGACTGTTTGGGCATTGATTGAATCTCAACATGCTCAAACTGTTTCAAATTAGATGTTTCCTGGACAGGGCTCTCTTGTATACAATCTAGATTAGATGCATAAGTAGGTTTATTGCCTAAATCAGGCTGGATTTTAGGTGTAGTTAAAAAATCAGGTTGGTCATAATCATTGGAGTTAATTTGTGTATAATTAACTGTTTGTGAACCATCAATATCTATCAAATTAGGAGAGTTTATCAGGTCTATCTGTGGTTTTTGTTGCAAACTGTTGCCAACTGTTTTAgaatttgtaatattagtaTAGTTATTTTCTACT
The Nakaseomyces glabratus chromosome J, complete sequence genome window above contains:
- the BNI4 gene encoding Bni4p (CAGL0J07480g~Ortholog(s) have role in cellular response to biotic stimulus, cellular response to starvation, chitin biosynthetic process and division septum assembly, more) codes for the protein MSQGQMRSKNDLLNSTFYSSTSINTMDHAKTFRNSLILNVLSDNSIANSTDKDEGNYSTIADDGGDVTYVEDNESDIAVKRDEDSNSSTLSNNESQPNRSNLLKKNEIQTINMTTSPSLSALANILQEKSKNADKKMRNSGLLNISEDNEVVENNYTNITNSKTVGNSLQQKPQIDLINSPNLIDIDGSQTVNYTQINSNDYDQPDFLTTPKIQPDLGNKPTYASNLDCIQESPVQETSNLKQFEHVEIQSMPKQSRSASLPKLEPVSAEQSTITNLKIVEAQPQIHVQPISESEVKQESQNDGGHLLEKHRDNHNGDDSNTNFANNGNKYPLTENRNFSTTSLPYTTIHSAGQPIKRSVTNEQIKNNLLRKGPRVDPKTRATRTVSTGPVLEQISDYKEKKGFFSFLKRKNKSSSASGDKRKNNNKTVHQQENKRAFSNSNNSVVSSPNDVNSGRKKEPIKSQSSNTLFSNFRKKKSERNQISNDFDNNELNISKTRIVHAETESQSLLKDGSHFTGTESEVNIRKPTPLNIDLQIKNDPELIESTTRQNDEKNDNISEYRESPAFSLPRPDAGEALFPKFLNSFEVDSIVSLERTRSMKSNKRSSITSHRRSLTDTLSINAQNEGMFIKEVGPMVISTPDLTKSPASSILRNGMFEPPTISSTIESSPQPAGVVELDHSHDDYGRTQYEYEEEQYDTNAFNVENMEAQFNQLISTDDTITNREPIPNLTKKEDLIYEEDEQLITDIMDFANIIDFGDELDVGLGINYNSQELLPNNNKLVESMYDQGTEKETTQQIETRAAEQKSSLTEENEDVFKYKIPQDRIETSLPSPPASTPGNYQVLDNKVIDPNEFENEDFNEIDDSQLEYEQNLHQIDENWATKLRKYEGLGLQEPALNLLQIPETGSHGIPQLKVCFSSEILLFETYGEEEYDRRPDIATCNQLTPQLAQMIKAELNEIKDEMEIHEESKCYTHYY